In Mercenaria mercenaria strain notata chromosome 13, MADL_Memer_1, whole genome shotgun sequence, a single window of DNA contains:
- the LOC123530068 gene encoding myotubularin-related protein 14-like produces MTEACDQLVRADEIHALLEHFSKNSYRVKGDPKGDPVTGKCLKLYAKDYQFTVINNTAGDLCAHYPSKLAVLEYEKCSTVKERVESLFDSNKVKNIFKQARFARCRSRFVIPVILFEGKHVCRSATVSSGAEMYSRSGLDFIFTGGEQSTSTASKSVPTSEQSDMQMFDRVRGQDINVLKTFSVKYIVDLMVEKKKVKFGMNVTSSEKVDKENRYGEFCIVSVPYPGCEFFKEWKDNSYLGEVMQFDWTQGYVDACLDIPPTEVLRQLSIDWSQYKSWNLIQLTQNYLKMMLHVLSEGDKGVLVHCISGWDRTPMFVSLLRLSLWADGAIHKSLTAAEILYLTLAYDWYLFGHNLSDRLNKGEEILLFCFYFLSNITSEEYSIHSKKSSKLHSSLSDTNGVIKAPETYSSGLRRHLNNSSSSLASVGGCQRKLSSGSAGSNSGPIDSNNPLFYISGEDEVVINGSPASGFSQSDSFHPTPNGSRLQAGLSCKRSSSPILMQSNRGRQSSISESPTCGSWQVISGTGSLISTECHSTSSQSFSKIGSCEEALEAPASERWEKLDAVRRIFNNAYHNKITTKFKPDTGIMNQLSERLGFKQSKGFF; encoded by the exons GGTGATCCAGTGACAGGGAAGTGTCTGAAGCTCTATGCCAAAGATTACCAATTTACA GTGATAAACAACACAGCAGGAGATCTGTGTGCACACTACCCCAGCAAACTGGCTGTACTGgaatatgaaaaatgttctacAGTTAAAGAAAG ggtGGAGAGCCTTTTCGACAGTAATAaagttaaaaacatatttaagcaaGCTAGGTTTGCCAGATGTCGGTCCAGATTTGTTATTCCTGTAATTCTGTTCGAAGGGAAG CATGTCTGCAGATCTGCAACTGTATCCAGTGGTGCAGAGATGTACAGTAGATCCGGTCTAGATTTCATCTTCACAG GTGGAGAACAGAGTACAAGTACAGCATCAAAGTCAGTGCCAACATCAGAACAAAG CGATATGCAAATGTTTGATAGAGTCCGAGGACAGGATATCAAtgtattgaaaacattttctgtCAAATATATTGTGGATCTAATGGTAGAGAAAAAGAAAGTTAAGTTTGGAATGAA TGTAACATCTTCAGAAAAGGTTGATAAAGAAAACAGATATGGCGAATTTTGTATAGTATCTGTGCCTTATCCAG GTTGTGAGTTTTTCAAAGAATGGAAAGATAACTCTTACCTAGGGGAAGTAATGCAGTTTGACTGGACACAG GGCTATGTAGATGCTTGTCTAGACATTCCCCCAACAGAAGTGTTACGCCAGTTGTCGATAGACTGGTCTCAGTATAAG AGCTGGAATCTTATTCAACTTACACAAAACTACCTCAAAATGATGCTACATGTGCTATCTGAAG GTGATAAAGGTGTTTTAGTTCATTGTATCTCTGGTTGGGACCGGACACCGATGTTCGTTTCATTATTAAGACTGTCACTTTGGGCAGATGGTGCAATTCATAAATCTCTCACAGCTGCAGAAATCCTTTATCTAACACTAGCATATGACTGGTATTTATTTGG GCACAATCTATCAGACAGATTAAATAAAGGTGAAGAG attttattgttttgtttctatttcCTGTCAAATATAACATCAGAAGAGTATTCCATACACTCTAAAAA GTCTTCCAAATTACATAGCAGTTTATCGGACACAAATGGAGTAATTAAAGCACCAG AAACATATTCAAGTGGCCTTAGAAGACATCTGAACAACAGTTCTAGTAGTTTAGCAAGTGTAGGAGGATGCCAAAGGAAGTTGAGCTCAGGGAGTGCGGGCAGCAATAGTGGCCCGATAGACTCTAATAACCCGCTCTTCTACATCAGTGGTGAGGATGAAGTTGTCATAAACGGGAGTCCTGCTTCTGGTTTTAG TCAGTCAGACAGTTTCCATCCAACTCCTAATGGTTCCCGGCTTCAGGCGGGTTTGTCTTGTAAAAGGTCATCTAGTCCAATCTTGATGCAGTCAAACAGGGGCAGACAATCTAGTATCTCAGAATCACCAACTTGTGGGAG TTGGCAGGTGATATCGGGAACTGGTAGTCTTATATCGACAGAATGTCATTCTACATCGTCACAGAGTTTCAGCAAAATTGGATC cTGTGAGGAAGCACTAGAAGCACCAGCCTCGGAGAGGTGGGAAAAACTGGACGCTGTTAGACGAATATTTAACAACGCATACCACaataaaataactacaaaattcaAACCAGATACTGGAATTATGAACCAGTTATCAGAAAGACTTGGATTTAAACAGTCAAAGGGATTCTTTTGA